Proteins from a single region of Methanotorris igneus Kol 5:
- the smc gene encoding chromosome segregation protein SMC yields the protein MTVLSELHLKNFKSFKNAKLKIPMGFTAIVGPNGSGKSNIVDAICFVLGKSSAKTLRAGRFNELITYHNGKREKFAEVTLYFDNSDRALPVDSDKVGISRKVTLDGDSAYYLIWEEVEEKDGKITTKEKRKRIKKSELLDIIGRIGLKPDGPNIILQGDLLKIISMSPIERRKIIDEISGIAEFDEKKEKAKAELEKAREYIEKIDIRINEVKSNLEKLKKEKEDAEKYIALNEELKMTKYALISKRIDFLNVVLDEIKNEIEKLNELKEEFQEDVDEIDNQIAELKNKLNNIINELQEKGNEEVIELHKSIKELEISIENDRKALNRTINELTNIEKNIEEKDNEVKETHNKIVNIRKEIMEKEKEIKEIQEKIGNLEREREDLKSKIKESEDIIEALKKKESEISEEIAKAQNELYKLREELNKIEGEINKKSYALKNNNETIEKLKKELEILANKKEDTRTLYKELEDVAVELEFSKKQLQKLEEEKKVYQNKLDELHSEYVKENARVKALKEMEDIHLDRTIKEILNANLPGVIDIVGNLGKTKPEYQIAIEIAAGNRLNFIVIKRMEDGARAIEYLKKKNLGRATFLPLDRIEGREADYVYEDGVVGRAIDLVEFDEKYRNVFNYVFGNTIIVENLDVAKELSKKYRRVRFVTLEGDVIEPSGAMVGGSVKRKSRIKVDVDLSKLEQLTDEIMKVEDKLKEIKRNIEELNNKISYYSSRKAELESKLRIIREDELKKEETIKNNNLKIKELELENKKIAEELEELNDEKEELLYKIGNLEKRIDNLMSQRENILNELKSFENQQHITRIKEIDAEIEKLTKIKNKMQNEIEKGLTLVKDVLIPKINELNERIKELNEKKEILSKNIEFYKSNIEKNTEILKKKKEKYEELTKNLKELNEKKEVYENEIKNLYKQKNELLNKIKEIENKIGDLLVDKAKYEAKLEEEERKLYLCEKVEVSEKLIMLDIDELERHQANLETEIKKLEPVNMRAIEDYNFVFERYNELIEKRKEYERDEKKYLQLMEEVEKRKKEVFMEVFEKVAKNFEKIYKEIGGTGKLSLENEENPFEGGLLIDASPKGKKLQSLDVMSGGEKSLTALAFLFAIQELNPSPFYVLDEVDAALDTKNAALIGDMIKNASKTTQFIVISHREQMVSRADTLYGVCMENGLSKVVGIRL from the coding sequence CAAATCATTTAAGAATGCAAAATTAAAAATTCCAATGGGATTTACAGCAATAGTGGGGCCAAATGGCAGTGGAAAATCAAATATTGTTGATGCTATTTGTTTTGTTTTGGGAAAATCCTCTGCTAAAACTTTAAGGGCTGGGAGGTTTAATGAATTAATTACTTATCACAATGGAAAGAGGGAGAAATTTGCGGAGGTAACTTTATACTTTGACAACAGCGATAGGGCATTGCCGGTAGATTCAGATAAGGTGGGGATTTCAAGAAAGGTTACTCTTGATGGAGATAGTGCTTATTATTTAATTTGGGAGGAAGTTGAGGAAAAAGATGGGAAAATAACAACTAAAGAAAAAAGAAAGAGAATAAAGAAATCTGAACTATTGGATATTATTGGAAGGATTGGTCTTAAACCAGATGGACCCAACATCATATTGCAGGGGGATTTGTTAAAGATAATAAGTATGTCCCCAATAGAGAGAAGGAAGATTATTGATGAGATTAGTGGTATTGCAGAGTTTGATGAGAAAAAGGAAAAAGCAAAGGCAGAATTGGAAAAGGCAAGAGAATATATTGAAAAAATAGATATTAGGATAAATGAGGTAAAAAGCAATCTTGAGAAATTGAAGAAAGAAAAGGAGGACGCAGAAAAATATATTGCATTAAATGAAGAACTAAAGATGACAAAATATGCTCTAATATCCAAAAGAATAGATTTCTTGAATGTAGTTTTGGATGAGATAAAAAATGAAATTGAAAAATTAAATGAATTAAAGGAAGAGTTTCAAGAGGATGTCGATGAGATAGACAACCAAATAGCAGAGTTAAAAAACAAACTAAATAACATAATCAACGAACTGCAAGAGAAGGGTAATGAAGAGGTCATAGAACTCCACAAATCCATAAAAGAATTAGAAATTAGCATTGAAAATGACAGAAAAGCACTAAATAGAACTATAAATGAACTTACTAATATAGAAAAAAACATTGAGGAGAAGGATAATGAGGTAAAGGAAACTCATAACAAAATAGTGAATATAAGAAAAGAAATAATGGAAAAAGAAAAAGAAATTAAAGAAATTCAGGAAAAAATAGGTAATTTGGAAAGGGAAAGGGAAGATTTAAAATCAAAGATTAAAGAAAGCGAAGATATTATAGAGGCATTGAAGAAAAAAGAGAGTGAAATCTCAGAGGAGATTGCAAAAGCCCAAAATGAACTCTACAAGTTGAGGGAAGAGTTGAATAAAATAGAGGGGGAAATAAACAAAAAATCTTATGCATTAAAAAACAATAACGAAACCATTGAAAAATTAAAGAAGGAATTAGAAATTTTAGCAAATAAAAAGGAAGATACAAGGACTTTATATAAAGAACTTGAGGATGTAGCTGTTGAACTTGAATTTTCAAAAAAGCAGTTGCAGAAATTGGAGGAGGAAAAGAAGGTTTATCAAAATAAATTAGATGAACTTCACTCAGAGTATGTAAAGGAAAACGCAAGAGTAAAGGCATTGAAAGAAATGGAGGATATACATTTAGATAGAACAATAAAGGAAATCTTAAATGCAAATCTTCCAGGAGTTATTGATATTGTTGGTAACTTAGGAAAGACAAAACCAGAATATCAAATAGCAATAGAGATAGCAGCAGGGAATAGGTTGAATTTTATTGTTATTAAGAGAATGGAAGATGGGGCAAGGGCAATTGAATATTTAAAGAAGAAGAACCTTGGAAGGGCCACATTTTTACCATTGGATAGAATTGAGGGAAGGGAGGCAGATTACGTTTATGAGGATGGTGTCGTTGGGAGAGCAATTGATTTGGTGGAGTTTGATGAAAAATATAGGAATGTCTTTAACTATGTGTTTGGAAATACAATAATTGTTGAAAATTTGGATGTTGCGAAGGAATTATCAAAAAAATACAGGAGAGTGAGGTTTGTTACATTAGAGGGGGATGTTATAGAACCATCTGGGGCCATGGTTGGGGGAAGTGTTAAAAGGAAATCAAGAATTAAGGTTGATGTTGACCTTTCAAAGTTAGAGCAACTTACCGATGAAATAATGAAGGTTGAAGATAAATTAAAGGAGATAAAAAGAAACATCGAGGAATTAAACAACAAAATATCCTACTACTCATCAAGAAAGGCAGAGTTGGAGAGTAAATTAAGAATTATTAGAGAAGATGAGTTAAAGAAAGAAGAGACAATAAAAAACAACAATTTAAAAATAAAGGAACTTGAATTAGAAAATAAAAAGATTGCTGAGGAGTTGGAGGAACTAAATGATGAAAAAGAAGAACTTCTTTATAAAATAGGGAATTTGGAAAAGAGAATAGACAATTTGATGTCCCAAAGAGAGAATATTTTGAATGAACTTAAATCCTTTGAAAATCAACAACACATTACAAGGATTAAGGAAATTGATGCTGAGATAGAAAAATTAACCAAAATAAAAAACAAGATGCAAAATGAGATAGAGAAAGGTTTGACACTTGTTAAAGATGTTTTAATCCCAAAAATTAATGAGTTAAATGAAAGAATAAAGGAATTGAATGAGAAGAAGGAAATTTTAAGCAAGAATATTGAGTTTTACAAATCAAACATAGAGAAGAATACAGAAATTTTAAAGAAAAAGAAAGAGAAGTATGAAGAATTAACCAAAAACTTGAAAGAGTTGAATGAGAAAAAGGAAGTGTATGAAAATGAGATAAAAAATCTCTACAAACAAAAAAATGAACTTTTAAATAAAATTAAGGAAATTGAAAATAAAATTGGGGATTTGTTGGTTGATAAGGCAAAATATGAGGCAAAGTTAGAGGAAGAGGAGAGGAAACTCTATCTCTGCGAAAAGGTGGAGGTTAGTGAGAAGTTGATAATGCTGGATATTGATGAACTTGAAAGACATCAGGCAAACCTTGAAACTGAGATTAAAAAATTAGAACCAGTGAATATGAGGGCTATTGAGGACTATAATTTTGTTTTTGAAAGGTATAACGAGTTGATTGAGAAGAGGAAAGAATATGAGAGGGATGAGAAAAAGTATCTGCAATTAATGGAGGAAGTGGAAAAGAGGAAGAAAGAGGTATTTATGGAAGTGTTTGAGAAGGTAGCGAAAAACTTTGAGAAGATATACAAAGAAATTGGTGGAACTGGAAAGTTGAGTTTGGAGAATGAAGAGAATCCATTTGAAGGCGGGCTTTTAATAGATGCATCACCAAAGGGCAAGAAGTTGCAGAGTTTGGATGTTATGAGCGGGGGAGAGAAGTCATTAACTGCTTTAGCGTTCTTATTTGCAATACAAGAACTAAATCCATCCCCATTTTATGTATTGGATGAGGTTGATGCCGCATTGGATACAAAAAATGCTGCATTAATTGGGGATATGATTAAAAATGCATCAAAAACAACTCAATTTATCGTCATTTCCCATAGAGAGCAGATGGTTAGTAGAGCAGATACTTTGTATGGGGTTTGTATGGAGAATGGATTGAGTAAGGTTGTAGGGATTAGGTTATGA
- a CDS encoding ATP-binding protein — MKFFNREKEIKEILSILEDEPNNIYFIFGSINSGKTTLIKHIIENKLNRDKYVVFYINLREHFISRYEDFIEVLFNTYEESFIEKIKRYFLSFIKDLPNNIDINSTILTGIPIPKNLINEFLSKKNSENVFKYLTKIFEDVKRKGKQPILIIDELQKIGDLKINGFLIYELFNFFIDLTKEKHICHVLCLSSDSLFIEKVYDEAMLRDRVDYILVDDFDEETALKFINFYAKEKNIKLDKKEKELIYSYVGGKPILIIKVINKMKIKNLSDILDELLKVEISKLENLLEDIKEGNYNVNYEEVIESLKLFKNTYSIPKSKIKKDIRNLLIKKNYLFLNPVNNEIKPQSFLIWNAIKEFYK, encoded by the coding sequence ATGAAATTTTTCAACAGAGAAAAAGAAATAAAAGAAATCCTAAGCATTTTAGAAGATGAGCCAAATAACATTTATTTTATCTTTGGTTCTATAAACAGTGGTAAAACTACTTTAATAAAACACATCATAGAGAATAAACTCAACAGAGATAAATATGTAGTTTTTTACATAAACCTTAGAGAACATTTTATTTCAAGATATGAAGATTTTATTGAAGTTTTATTCAATACTTATGAAGAATCATTTATTGAAAAAATTAAAAGATACTTTCTAAGCTTTATTAAAGATTTACCTAATAATATCGACATTAACTCAACAATATTAACCGGAATTCCAATCCCAAAAAATCTCATAAATGAATTTTTATCAAAAAAAAATTCTGAAAATGTCTTTAAGTATTTAACTAAAATTTTTGAAGATGTTAAGAGGAAAGGCAAACAGCCAATCTTAATTATAGATGAATTACAAAAAATAGGAGATTTAAAAATAAACGGATTTTTAATCTATGAATTATTTAATTTCTTCATTGATTTAACAAAAGAAAAGCATATATGCCATGTTTTATGTTTAAGTTCAGACAGTTTATTCATTGAGAAGGTTTATGATGAAGCGATGCTTAGGGATAGAGTAGATTATATCTTAGTTGATGACTTTGATGAAGAGACGGCATTAAAATTCATTAATTTCTATGCAAAAGAAAAAAATATCAAACTTGATAAAAAAGAAAAAGAACTTATTTATTCTTATGTTGGTGGAAAACCAATCCTAATTATAAAAGTTATAAACAAAATGAAAATAAAAAATCTCAGTGATATACTAGATGAACTATTAAAAGTTGAAATTTCAAAATTAGAAAACCTTTTGGAAGATATTAAAGAAGGCAACTACAATGTTAATTATGAAGAAGTTATTGAATCATTAAAATTATTTAAAAATACTTACTCAATCCCAAAAAGCAAAATAAAAAAAGATATTAGAAATTTACTAATAAAAAAGAATTATTTATTCTTAAATCCAGTAAATAATGAAATAAAACCCCAAAGTTTCTTAATTTGGAATGCAATAAAAGAATTTTATAAATAA